In one window of Clarias gariepinus isolate MV-2021 ecotype Netherlands chromosome 10, CGAR_prim_01v2, whole genome shotgun sequence DNA:
- the LOC128532179 gene encoding uncharacterized protein LOC128532179, giving the protein MLHTLLRQKMLTLMWIIAMLFDKTVDSTQTKGVYQPKSMITAGVGDSVTLHCLRLGEDNTEAIVWYKQKMGHGLRVMVTVQKDSTYEDEFKSPRYSIEKNKMSCHLKITNVQLSDEAMYHCGYRDFLTRFGNGTFLAVTGDEDVKVSVSQRGGLDSVPAGASVTLQCSVLSESRAAELQVLWFRAAPPQSHPQIIYTHHNSSHQCVSGSSTHTCVYNFSKNILSLSDTGTYYCAVAACGKIIFGNGTRVQLEGSVDPVVICLTVALGVCVIVIFALMFVVTRKKRDKGKSIYDN; this is encoded by the exons ATGCTGCACACACTCCTCAGACAGAAGATGCTCACACTGATGTGGATTATAGCAATGCTTTTTGATAAAACTG TAGATTCTACACAGACAAAGGGTGTATATCAGCCAAAATCGATGATCACTGCTGGTGTTGGTGATAGCGTGACTCTGCACTGCCTTCGACTAGGAGAGGACAACACTGAAGCCATTGTTTGGTACAAGCAAAAAATGGGACACGGGCTTCGTGTGATGGTCACAGTTCAAAAGGACTCCACTTATGAAGATGAGTTTAAGTCACCAAGATACAGCattgagaaaaacaaaatgagctGCCATTTAAAAATCACTAACGTGCAACTATCTGACGAAGCCATGTATCACTGTGGATATCGAGATTTTTTAACAAGGTTTGGAAATGGAACATTTCTAGCAGTGACAG GTGATGAAGATGTAAAAGTGTCAGTATCACAGAGAGGCGGGTTGGACTCGGTTCCTGCAGGAGCGTCAGTGACTCTGCAGTGCTCGGTTCTCTCTGAGAGCAGAGCAGCAGAACTCCAAgtgctctggttcagagctGCTCCACCACAATCCCATCCTCAAAtcatttacactcatcacaACAGCAGCCATCAGTGTGTGAGCGGCTCTtctacacacacctgtgtgtacAACTTCTCCAAGAACATCCTCAGCCTCAGTGATACTGGGACTTACTACTGCGCTGTGGCCGCGTGTGGGAAGATCATTTTTGGGAACGGGACACGAGTACAACTgg AGGGATCTGTGGATCCTGTAGTAATCTGCCTTACTGTAGCTTTGGGAGTGTGTGTCATCGTGATCTTTGCATTGATGTTTGTCGTAACCCGTAAAAAAAGAGACAAGGGTAAGTCTATTTATGacaattaa